In the genome of Deltaproteobacteria bacterium, one region contains:
- a CDS encoding type II toxin-antitoxin system YafQ family toxin, with protein sequence RTQAERLKTYKNILVNCGILPKESKNHKLIGNYNGFREFHIGSDIVVIYFLSKKDNRIVFARIGSHSELFKK encoded by the coding sequence ACGAACCCAAGCAGAAAGATTAAAGACATATAAAAATATCCTGGTAAATTGCGGTATTTTACCCAAAGAATCAAAAAACCATAAACTTATCGGCAATTATAATGGTTTTAGGGAATTTCATATCGGCAGTGATATTGTGGTTATATATTTTTTAAGTAAAAAAGATAACCGAATTGTCTTTGCACGCATAGGTTCACATAGCGAACTGTTTAAGAAATAA